GCTATAACCTTTCTAAGTTTTCAATTTTGTACTTTCCAAATTGACAGTGGTAACTTGGTGCAATATAACATTTGTACATTCCATGAGGTTTTGGTCGAAAATAACAATGTTTTTTCCCGATGGATGTAAGGAACTTGAAAACCGAATTCCACTGGCCCCAGTATAAGTACGGATAAATTCACAAATAAATTGCGTTGGGATGTATTCAATTTCCGAATCATATCGCCGCATAGGCTTGGATAGGTCTTGACTAATTTTGTCTCTGAGCAATTTGGACATTATAGTTTCGCGCACTAATTCTGGCTGGAACAAAGGGGTATCCTCTGTAAAGTCCACAATGATCACCCCGTCAGGCAGCTGCTTTAATTGAAAAGTAGCAATACTTAACTCATCCAAATAGGAAGCCCGCACTTCATATAATACTGTTTCCATATTATCACATAAGTAGAGATATGGGATTCCCGAAGGATTAGCACGACCACCTTTCGCAATATCGGGAGGAGGACAGAACATTTCGGTTGGACTCAAGGCTGGGTTCCCACTTTTATGATGAACTCTAGCCCGGAACAATTCCGTGGAAGAGGTCAAGCGGTATTGGGTGTTAAAGAAACCATCCCAACCTAACTCAAGTAATTGGTCCAAATTTGAAAGAAAACGATTGGACCATTTTAGTTCTTCCTTAAGCGTTTCCCAATAGCTGTAATTATCCCTGATTTCTTGAATATAGTCTACTGAACTATTGGCATTCGATATAGCTGTTTTAAGCTTCGGCATGAGGTGATTCAGAATTTTTTCCGCAACTTGATGGTTTGCAAAAAAACTCCAATTACCCTGAATTTTGTTTTTTAGGCTTTCCCCGGTTCCAACAACCTCAAAGTTGTCTGCCAGTTCCTGGAAAAAATCAAGAAGTTCCGTCACGTCCATGATTGGATTGGCTGTTGAAGAACATGTCGGGCAGTCTCCGATCTTTTTTGAAGAGGATATAAAAGCTTTCAACTCTTGATCGGCAAAGCAATTAGCACAGATAATCATAGCATCAGCGGTTGCTTAAGTACTCTTGAACGACTAACAGATGGTTTTTTATACTTATTTTCTTAACTGTGCCTAGACCAGGATAATGTTGTCGTTCAAAGTAATCTTCTAACTCGATAATCGCAGCATTATGCAATTGCCTGTGACGGCAAAATGTTACGGCTTTGGCAGCCGCCTCTGCAAATTTACCTTGGACATTGGCTATGGAATCGTTAGTGTCAGAAGTGAAATGACGAATCCAGATTTGATTATCCCCATTGGGATAAGTAAGGTGAATGACCACTGCTCTTGGGGTACTGCCACTATCGCTATAATAACTCGGCAATGCGGTGTAATCTGAGAAGCCGGCAAAACCTTCATCTGCATAGTGCAAGTGTTCTTCTGAAAAACGATGCTCCTGAATATCCAAAAAGTCGCTGTTGCGTATTTGTCTTTCGAAGAGGTCATCTAACCTGATAAAGTTTTTACCCAAACCTCGAATATATCTACTCAATGCTCTGTTCCTCCCAGGGTCTTCGACCACGATATATTGAATGGCTTCTAAATTGGTCAAACCTCTAAAATCCGCATCATCTGGATTTACATCGTTTGGGCAGATAAGCATACATTCTCCCAAATTAAATGTGGTAATAGCCTCACTAATATATGGGGCATTATTCTGAAAATGGAAAGCTCTGCGGATAGGATAAGGATTATCCTGCAGATAATTTAAATAAACATCATGGTCACCACGCAGTTCCCCGACAAGGGGATTTACAATTAAAAAGGCCTCCTGACTGGTACTCCTAAAAACATTTAAGGCCAGATTCAAATTATTGAATGACTCCTTAACGGGCTCCAAGATAGGTGCTATAGTACCTTGGGAGATTGTGGCATTGGCCAAATCTCTGAGTGCAATGAGTTCAAATTGTCTACCACGTAGTAAAGGATAATACATAATTAATTCTGGATAGGTGATTTGAGTTGGCTGATAAGATTTTTTCTTTCTCTAGGAGATAACTTCATGGCTAAGCTCATCTGATTGAACTCACGGTAACTTCTTTTTGAAAGGGTATTACCTCGTTGACGCGCTTTCATAAAGTTGATAAAATAGGAATTCAATTGGGCATTGGGAATCTCGAATATCAACTCCCTACAGACCTCAAATTGTTTGAAACTCGTCATTGGGGGAAGAGACCCATAGTGCTCTTTGACCAAGGCCTTATACTCATGTGTATGTAATATTTTCATAATAGTATCCTTGTCCACGACTTTATTGGCCATAGATTTACGGTGTATCTGAAACTTCTCATCGGCATCCTGGATAAATACAATTATACCGATTTCTTTATCATATTGTTGATACAGGTTAACCTTTGACTTAGGAAGAATCAAGTAGATTTCGTTAAAAGCTTTACGATAGTTTTCTAATTGAAAATCCAGTCGTTTAGGAGAATCCATTTCTGTCTTGATTTCAAAAGCCTTTGATGTTCCGTTGAACATTACTAGATCCGCTATTGCATCGCCTACTCTAAATTCAGAGAATACCTGGGAGTAGTTATGCCCAATTTCTTTAATTAACCATTCATTTAGAAATGAATTTTTGAATACATACTCATTTTGATATCTTGATTCCAAAATCTTGTAAACATATTTGACATAATCCAGATAGGTCGCCCGACTAGAATTAAGCCACTTCCTATCATATCTTTCTATCTTAAGGTCAATTGATTGAAAATCATTCTTCATCCAAGAACTGACAACATTTCGAGAAAAAAGTGAGGAATAATCTCTTAGCTGATTTATACTTATGTCAGTTTTCTTAGGCATGGTACAAAGCTAAATCAAATAATCTTATCCCAGTGGTTAGAGAAAAATAATGATTTCGGCAATGAGAAATGAATATCTCCTAAGGTAAATGTTAAACTATGTTAAAAGGTGAGCCGCGCGGTGAGCCCAAAAAACGACCCTTTGCAGGCCCACCCCTTGGGCCGACACCGAGCCAGAGGTGAGGTGGCAATCCCGTCCAGACCGCAACGAGGCAAAACCCTTCACGTAAGTGAGGGGTTTTTTTATTTCTCCGCACGTTTCTTTTTAATTGCGTTTATTGCTTTCGTTAAAGCAGCGTTGAATGGTGTCGATCGGTTCACCATTAGGAAATGATCGCCTCCTTCTACCACAATAGCCTCAAAAGACTCCATATGTCGACGATTGGCTTCAACATCGATTGGCCACAGATCTCCGTTTACCGCCATGATGGGAATAGGTATTTCCTCAAAGAGTTCTGCTGCACTTCCGTCAATACTATGCGACATGAGTTCTTCCATGGCGCTCAAAGCCACATGGGGCGGAGCAGCCGACATATCCGCCAGGATCCACTCCCGTGAGATGGTATCGGCATTCGGGTGGAACATCTGCTGCACAAATTGCCGCGCTCCGGATTGGAAATCGTTTCGCAAAGGAGTGACCATTGCGTCAAACTCTTCTTGACTCAACGGGTATTCAATATTGTGGTAGTCATCCACGGCTATAAGACCTTTGACCTTTTGAGGTAGTAAGAGGGCTGCCTGTGCGATAACCGTCCCTCCCATGGAGTGGCCTATAAGGATGACGTTGTTGCTTCCCGTTTTCTCCACAACTGCCCGAACATCTTCTCCAAAAGCTTCCATCGAATAGGTTTCTCGGATTGTGCCGGAATGTCCATGCCCAGCGAGGTCAACCAAAACAACTTTGTACTTTTTGGAGAAAGTGGGCACTTGCTTTTGCCAATATCGTGAATCACAACTCCAGCCATGAACAAAAACCAGTGATAAATCACCTTCACCATATATCTCATACGAAATTGTGGTTCCATCGGCCGAAGTGGTTGTTTGGGGCCAATTGGTTTGAACCTGGGCTATGCTCACATGGGATAACAGAAAAGTTATCGTCAAAAACACGATGGATGAAAATCGAATTCCATGCCAAGAATCAATACGTATCGCTGTCTTCTTCATTGTGTATTACTTTAATCAATGGGTTTGTAGTTTTTAGACACTATCCTGCGATTGAGGATTTCCAGTATTCTACGTAATCGTATCTATTGACGCCGTCCCTACTTCGATACCTAGCCTTTGCACATCATCAAAAAACCGGTTGGGTTCAACCGCCCAAGCCTGTAAATGTAAGCCTGGTTCAATGTATCCTGACAAGCATTGTTGTAAACAGGCAACAACAGGAACAACCGTAATTTCATAGCCGTCCTCATGATGGACCTTTACTTGTAATGCCCCTCCTGTTCCCTCACAATCAGCAATCAGCATTACGCCATAGGGTGGTCTGCTTTTTTTTAAACCCCATTCAAAGAGCCTTCCTAGAGGTCCATACATAAAAGTAGGAAGTATTTTTACCCCGAGCATCAGAATCGGCAATAAGAAATTATCCATTAGTGGATTAAACCCCGAAATAAAAAAACCTGTTTCCTCGATTTCCGGGATTTTGTCGGGTACGCATCGAATTTCTTCCATCATCAATGGTGTGCAGGATAATTCATGATAAGGCGCTTTAAAATCCCATTTCGGTATTTTGCTCCAATTCACTTTTTTCCATGCCCTTGCCTGATAGTACGAACTGTCGAAAGACTTTAACTCTTCCAGCATTTCAAGATGGGTACTCTTGGTGTATTGATATAAACTCCAATCCATTTTGAGCGCGGCGTAAATATTGGCCTTGGTCAAAGCGCCCAATTGCTGTTTTGCCCAAGTAATCATTGCCCCGGGAATCCCTGGGTGATATCCGCCATCCGTAATAAAAATGAGTCCCTTTTTTTCAATATCTTCTTTGTAAGATTCAAGAATGCTTATTTTATCGTCAGATGAGAGTTGCGTATCAAAATAATGGGTATTGGTCTCAATAGCCGCTTCAACAACATTTCGCGTGTACTTTAAAGAACTTGCTGCAACGATGACCATATCCATCCCAGAAAACGCTTTCAATAGGGTTGACTTGTCGGCAGCATCCAATGCTTTGTAACCAACCTTGTGTCCAATAAACTGTTTTTCAAACGCTTCGGCTGTTGTTTTGGCCCTTTCAATATTTCGGCCGGCCAGTGTTATCTGAAATTC
The sequence above is a segment of the Muricauda sp. SCSIO 64092 genome. Coding sequences within it:
- a CDS encoding sce7726 family protein, with protein sequence MPKKTDISINQLRDYSSLFSRNVVSSWMKNDFQSIDLKIERYDRKWLNSSRATYLDYVKYVYKILESRYQNEYVFKNSFLNEWLIKEIGHNYSQVFSEFRVGDAIADLVMFNGTSKAFEIKTEMDSPKRLDFQLENYRKAFNEIYLILPKSKVNLYQQYDKEIGIIVFIQDADEKFQIHRKSMANKVVDKDTIMKILHTHEYKALVKEHYGSLPPMTSFKQFEVCRELIFEIPNAQLNSYFINFMKARQRGNTLSKRSYREFNQMSLAMKLSPRERKNLISQLKSPIQN
- a CDS encoding RES family NAD+ phosphorylase, producing the protein MDVTELLDFFQELADNFEVVGTGESLKNKIQGNWSFFANHQVAEKILNHLMPKLKTAISNANSSVDYIQEIRDNYSYWETLKEELKWSNRFLSNLDQLLELGWDGFFNTQYRLTSSTELFRARVHHKSGNPALSPTEMFCPPPDIAKGGRANPSGIPYLYLCDNMETVLYEVRASYLDELSIATFQLKQLPDGVIIVDFTEDTPLFQPELVRETIMSKLLRDKISQDLSKPMRRYDSEIEYIPTQFICEFIRTYTGASGIRFSSSLHPSGKNIVIFDQNLMECTNVILHQVTTVNLESTKLKT
- a CDS encoding sce7725 family protein; translation: MYYPLLRGRQFELIALRDLANATISQGTIAPILEPVKESFNNLNLALNVFRSTSQEAFLIVNPLVGELRGDHDVYLNYLQDNPYPIRRAFHFQNNAPYISEAITTFNLGECMLICPNDVNPDDADFRGLTNLEAIQYIVVEDPGRNRALSRYIRGLGKNFIRLDDLFERQIRNSDFLDIQEHRFSEEHLHYADEGFAGFSDYTALPSYYSDSGSTPRAVVIHLTYPNGDNQIWIRHFTSDTNDSIANVQGKFAEAAAKAVTFCRHRQLHNAAIIELEDYFERQHYPGLGTVKKISIKNHLLVVQEYLSNR
- a CDS encoding alpha/beta fold hydrolase translates to MKKTAIRIDSWHGIRFSSIVFLTITFLLSHVSIAQVQTNWPQTTTSADGTTISYEIYGEGDLSLVFVHGWSCDSRYWQKQVPTFSKKYKVVLVDLAGHGHSGTIRETYSMEAFGEDVRAVVEKTGSNNVILIGHSMGGTVIAQAALLLPQKVKGLIAVDDYHNIEYPLSQEEFDAMVTPLRNDFQSGARQFVQQMFHPNADTISREWILADMSAAPPHVALSAMEELMSHSIDGSAAELFEEIPIPIMAVNGDLWPIDVEANRRHMESFEAIVVEGGDHFLMVNRSTPFNAALTKAINAIKKKRAEK
- a CDS encoding saccharopine dehydrogenase NADP-binding domain-containing protein; translated protein: MKKLLIIGGYGNVGKLLTSRLLTHIPEFQITLAGRNIERAKTTAEAFEKQFIGHKVGYKALDAADKSTLLKAFSGMDMVIVAASSLKYTRNVVEAAIETNTHYFDTQLSSDDKISILESYKEDIEKKGLIFITDGGYHPGIPGAMITWAKQQLGALTKANIYAALKMDWSLYQYTKSTHLEMLEELKSFDSSYYQARAWKKVNWSKIPKWDFKAPYHELSCTPLMMEEIRCVPDKIPEIEETGFFISGFNPLMDNFLLPILMLGVKILPTFMYGPLGRLFEWGLKKSRPPYGVMLIADCEGTGGALQVKVHHEDGYEITVVPVVACLQQCLSGYIEPGLHLQAWAVEPNRFFDDVQRLGIEVGTASIDTIT